TTGTAATATTAATGGTCTCACACCATCATGTATCAGTACTATATCCTTTTCCGAAATAGATTCTTTTTTTGCGCTCTGTAATGCATTATAAATTGACTCTTGACCTGTATTTCCACCTTTTACTATGCTTACTACTTTAGTTAAATTAAATTTTTTTATTAACTCCTTTAAATATTCTATTTTTTCTTCTAAACAACTAATAATAATTTTATCAATTTTTTCATTATTTTGGAATAATTCAAGAGTATAAATAATAATTTCCTTGTCATATAATCTTAAAAATTGTTTTGGTGTTCCATTAGTTTTCATTCTCTTTCCAACACCGCCTGCAAAAATAACCGCCATATTCATAATAATTTAACTCCTTTTTATTTAATTAAAACTCTTAACTGTATTTTCGATTCCCTCTTTTAATGAAATTTTCGGGCTCCAACCTAAAGAATTTAATTTTTTATTATTTAAACCAACTCTTTTATAATTTGTATATAAATTATTAGAAGAATGTTGAGGAATGCACTTTACTTTTATTTTTTTATCTGGAAAAATATCAACACATAAATTTGCCAAATTTTTAATCGAAACTTCTTCCACTTCATTAGATATATTATATACTTCATTTTCTAAACCTTCTAATAATATTAGCATCATCGCTTCTATAGCATCAGTAATGTAGCAAAACGATCTTATAGCAGAGCCATCACTTTTTAATATTATGTCTTCATTTTTTACGACATTTGATATAATATCAGACATTATTCTACCATCATTATCAATATTCATTCCTGGACCATATACATGAGCAATTCTTGCTATTTGATATCTTACCCCATATTGTAAAAAATAACTCCTACAAATAGTTTCGCTCATTCTTTTGCTTTCAGGATAACACGCCCTATCTTCAAGAGGATTTAATGTTCCCATGTCATTCTCAGCAATATAATCTCTATTTTCAATTTTTCCATACACTTCTCTAGTTGAAGCAAAAAATACTCTTGAATTTTTATGTCTTGCAAATTCAAATACATTTAAAGTCCCTATCGTATTTGCTTTTATTATGCTAAGAGGATCCTTTTTTATAGTTTGTGGATTCGCAGAACTTGCTAAATGAAAAATATAATCAATTGACTCATTTAAATCTATTGGAGATGTTATATCCTGAGTAATCAAATGAAAATTCTTCTCATTTAATATATCCTTAAACTGTCTTAATCCCTTCTCTTTATTTCTTACTAATGCAAAAATATTAATGTTATAGTTTTTTTTCATATTTAATTCCACAAATAAAAAAGTAATATATGTGGCCAACATTCCTGTTGCACCTGTTATCAAAATACTTTTCCCTTTTAATTTTTCAAAAGCAATATTTGAATTAATTATTTTTTTTAAATCCTCTTTTAATACATGATTTGAAAAAGTTATCATTTTTCCTCCTTATTTTTATTCAAAATCCGAAATATAATTTCTTTATTTTTATAAACTTCTAATAAACTAATTCCTAAAATTAAACTTATTACAAAGTATCTTAAATACAAATAGTCATACAGTATTACCGCAATGACTGAAAATAATATCATTATCATTGATGTTAATATGAAAAAAAACTTATCATAGAGCTGAGTGTTTATTTCCGCATCACATATTTTCATTACAAATATAAAATGTGATATCCCATAAAAAAAATAACTAACCAATGTAGTATATCCAGCTGCTATAAATCCATATTTAGGAATAAATATTAAATTTAATATCACATTAAGAGTTGCTGCTATCATCGAGGAAATTAATATGAACTTATTTTTCAAATAAAAAAACTCTACATTGGATACTAAATTATAAATTAACTGGTAATAAGTACTTACTGCTACTGCTGGAATTATATAAATAACTTGATGATAATTAGGTGGTAAAATAAATTGTATATATTCCGGTGCTAATAGCACTAAAAGTATGATACAAAACATCCCCCCTATTAAAATTACATTAGAAGCTGTTTTTACTTTTTTATAATCTTTAATTCTTAAAACTTTAAATAACCATGGTCCATAAACTTGCCCAACAGAA
This genomic stretch from Fusobacterium sp. DD2 harbors:
- a CDS encoding NAD-dependent epimerase/dehydratase family protein, which produces MITFSNHVLKEDLKKIINSNIAFEKLKGKSILITGATGMLATYITFLFVELNMKKNYNINIFALVRNKEKGLRQFKDILNEKNFHLITQDITSPIDLNESIDYIFHLASSANPQTIKKDPLSIIKANTIGTLNVFEFARHKNSRVFFASTREVYGKIENRDYIAENDMGTLNPLEDRACYPESKRMSETICRSYFLQYGVRYQIARIAHVYGPGMNIDNDGRIMSDIISNVVKNEDIILKSDGSAIRSFCYITDAIEAMMLILLEGLENEVYNISNEVEEVSIKNLANLCVDIFPDKKIKVKCIPQHSSNNLYTNYKRVGLNNKKLNSLGWSPKISLKEGIENTVKSFN